One stretch of Nicotiana tabacum cultivar K326 chromosome 18, ASM71507v2, whole genome shotgun sequence DNA includes these proteins:
- the LOC107776952 gene encoding phragmoplastin DRP1C → MATLESLIGLVNRIQRACTILGDHGGEGMSLWEALPTVAVVGGQSSGKSSVLESVVGRDFLPRGSGIVTRRPLVLQLHKTEGGAEYAEFLHAPKKKYPDFAAVRQEIADETDRITGKTKQISNVPIHLSIYSPNVVDLTLIDLPGLTKVAVEGQPESIVEDIEMMVRSYVEKPNCIILAISPANQDIATSDAIKLAREVDPSGERTFGVLTKLDLMDKGTNALDVLEGRSYKLQHPWVGIVNRSQADINKNVDMMAARRKEQEYFESSPEYGHLAHKMGAEYLAKLLSRHLETVIRQRIPSIIALINKTIDELNSELDRIGRPVGVDGGAQLYTILEMCRAFDRIFREHLEGGRPGGDRIYRVFDHQLPDALKKLPFDRHLSTSNVKKVISEADGYQPHLIAPEQGYRRLIDGSLGFFKGPAEASVDAVHSILKELVRKSIVETQELKRFPTLQSDIAAAANDALEKFRNESRKTVLRLVEMESSYLTVEFFRKLQTEPEKTPQNQAQAATPNVDRYSDNHLRRIGSNVSAYISMVCETLRNTIPKAVVFCQVREAKRSLLNHFYAQVGRREKEQLGKMLDEDPSLMAKRETIAKRLELYKSARDEIDAVAWK, encoded by the exons ATGGCGACCCTAGAAAGCTTGATCGGATTAGTGAACAGAATTCAACGAGCCTGTACTATCTTAGGAGATCATGGTGGTGAAGGAATGTCCCTCTGGGAAGCTCTTCCTACTGTCGCCGTCGTCGGTGGTCAG AGCTCTGGAAAATCATCTGTATTGGAAAGCGTCGTGGGTAGAGATTTCCTGCCTCGTGGATCAg gcATCGTCACAAGGAGGCCATTGGTACTTCAATTGCATAAGACTGAGGGAGGGGCTGAATATGCGGAGTTTCTGCATGCTCCAAAGAAAAAGTATCCTGACTTTG CTGCGGTACGTCAAGAGATAGCAGATGAGACAGACCGCATAACAGGGAAGACCAAGCAAATTTCTAATGTTCCAATTCACCTGAGCATTTATTCTCCTAATG TGGTAGATTTAACACTCATTGATCTTCCTGGGTTGACAAAGGTTGCTGTAG AGGGACAACCAGAGAGCATTGTTGAGGATATTGAAATGATGGTCCGTTCTTATGTGGAAAAA CCCAATTGCATCATATTGGCTATTTCTCCAGCCAATCAAgatattgcaacttctgatgcAATAAAGCTTGCAAGAGAAGTCGATCCTTCAG GTGAAAGAACATTTGGAGTTTTAACAAAACTTGATCTGATGGATAAGGGAACCAATGCCTTGGAT GTACTTGAGGGTCGATCATACAAGCTTCAACATCCATGGGTTGGAATTGTCAATCGTTCACAGGCTGATATCAACAAGAATGTAGATATGATGGCCGCTCGTCGGAAGGAGCAGGAATATTTCGAATCCAGTCCTGAATATGGACATCTTGCTCATAAAATGGGAGCTGAATATCTTGCCAAACTTCTATCTAGG CACTTGGAGACTGTGATTAGACAGAGAATACCAAGCATTATTGCTCTAATAAATAAGACAATTGATGAGCTTAACTCTGAGTTGGACCGAATTGGCCGACCTGTTGGTGTAGATGGAGGG GCACAACTGTACACAATTTTGGAAATGTGCCGTGCATTCGATCGAATATTTAGAGAACACTTGGAAGGAGG GAGGCCAGGTGGCGATAGAATATATCGTGTCTTTGACCATCAGCTACCAGATGCTCTTAAGAAGCTTCCATTTGATCGTCATCTGTCAACGAGTAATGTCAAAAAGGTTATTTCTGAGGCAGATGGATACCAACCTCACTTAATTGCTCCTGAGCAAGGGTACAGAAGGCTAATTGATGGATCCCTTGGCTTCTTCAAAGGCCCCGCTGAAGCCTCAGTTGATGCA GTGCATTCCATTCTGAAAGAACTTGTGAGGAAGTCAATCGTAGAAACCCAG GAACTGAAACGTTTTCCGACACTTCAATCTGATATAGCAGCGGCAGCAAATGATGCTCTTGAGAAATTTCGTAATGAAAGTCGAAAGACAGTTTTACGGCTGGTGGAGATGGAGTCTTCTTACCTGACAGTTGAATTCTTTAGGAAGCTTCAAACTGAACCAGAAAAGACCCCCCAAAACCAGGCACAAGCAGCAACGCCAAATGTAGACCGTTATTCAGATAATCATCTAAGAAGAATTG GTTCAAATGTCTCTGCTTATATTAGTATGGTCTGTGAAACATTGAGGAATACTATTCCTAAGGCTGTTGTCTTTTGTCAAGTCAGAGAAGCAAAGAGGTCATTATTAAATCACTTCTATGCTCAAGTCGGAAGGAGAGAG AAGGAGCAGCTGGGGAAAATGCTGGATGAGGATCCCTCTCTCATGGCAAAGAGAGAGACCATAGCCAAAAGGCTTGAGCTATATAAGTCAGCCAGAGATGAGATTGATGCTGTTGCATGGAAATGA